In one Molothrus ater isolate BHLD 08-10-18 breed brown headed cowbird chromosome 6, BPBGC_Mater_1.1, whole genome shotgun sequence genomic region, the following are encoded:
- the C6H15orf62 gene encoding uncharacterized protein C15orf62 homolog, mitochondrial, with the protein MDTWRRGSLKSTTFFRRFSLRRHKKLGNQVIILNQNSHTLDTDGQKRECLRDLKDKSEYLSCQSEQNLAKAQAPPKPPRLYLDSSSCPNIIDHTDSHSDLSFSETAPYHKGTPTHKDQATDHGTSEAGLPNSTTLPELADPFLSFKVDLGLSLLEDVLQTLRKQNPRDYAI; encoded by the coding sequence ATGGATACTTGGCGCAGGGGGTCCCTCAAGTCCACCACCTTCTTCCGACGCTTCTCCCTCAGGAGGCACAAAAAGCTGGGCAACCAAGTCATCATCCTGAACCAGAACAGCCACACTCTGGACACGGACGGCCAGAAGAGGGAATGCTTGAGGGATCTGAAGGACAAGTCTGAGTACCTGTCCTGTCAGAGCGAGCAGAACCTGGCCAAGGCACAAGCCCCTCCCAAGCCTCCCCGGCTGTACCTGGACAGTTCCAGCTGCCCCAACATCATCGACCACACAGATTCCCACTCCGACCTCTCCTTTTCCGAGACTGCTCCGTACCACAAAGGCACTCCCACGCACAAGGACCAGGCTACGGACCACGGCACCTCAGAGGCAGGTCTCCCAAACAGCACCACTCTTCCTGAGCTGGCTGACCCCTTCCTGTCCTTCAAAGTGGATTTGGGGCTATCTCTCCTCGAGGATGTGCTGCAGACCCTCAGGAAACAGAACCCGAGGGATTACGCCATTTGA